TACCTTTAAAAAAGCACTGTTTGGCGAGCCCATTGCTTATACTTTAAGGGGTTCTAAATATAATAAAGTGGGCGTTGTAAATGCACCTATTGTTGGTGGTAATTTAACCATGCTTCATACCATGTTAGGCTCTAAAAGTAGTATAGATACATCGGGTAAAATTTTGTTTATTGAAGAAATTGGCGAATACAAATACCATGTAGATCGTATGTTACAAAGTTTAAAGCGCGCTGGTTATTTTAATAATTGCGCGGGCGTTTTAGTTGGTGATATGACTAAAATGCGAAAAAACACAACAGCTTGGGGAAGTTCTATTGAACAATTAATTTTAGATGCTTTATCAGACTATGATTTTCCAATTGCCTTTAATATGCCTGCTGGTCATGAAGATGATAATCGCGCCATGATTTTAGGGCAAGACGTGGAATTGGTGGTTGGTAAAGATCAATCTACAGTACAATTTTCAAAATAAGCGTTTCTGAACTTTGAAAAACAACATGGCTCCTAAATAATATAAACCAACATCTGTTATATCCGCTGTGTATCGTGTGCTGATTTGTGGCATAAACCATTCAAAATATAAAGCAAAATAGGTTGTTAATCCCAAAACAGCCAACAACGGAACGTAGAGATTATCGGTTTGTTTCAGGTGCCTAATTACGGCCAAGCACAAACTTAAAACGATAGGCATGCATAAAAAATCATTCACGTAAAAATTAATCCAATCTGGAAGTGACACCTGAAACCTTTGAGCTAAATAAATTAACGTTGCAATTAAGGCACTGATAAAAAAAAATGGGTGTTTTAAAATTTTCATGCTACAATGGAAGATATCAACCAGGCAATGAACATGCCAATAGCCATAAATGCCACGTAGATGGAGTGTGTAACTTTAACAAATATACGAACCACTAAAAAGCGGTGATCTTTATTTTTTTCGTAGAAGGAAGGCGATTCTTCCTTTTGGATGCGCTCACGTTCTTTACGGTCTTTTTCATCTTGCGCAAACGCTAATTCTCGTCGCTTCTGGTAGGATAATAACGTGCCGCAGTTTGTACAATAATCTTGATTTGTATTGTAAACTCCACAATTCGGACATTTTATTTGACTTGCCATACCGCGTTTTTAAAGTAAACACAAAGGTACGACTTAATCTAGCAATATTAAATTTCTAAATGCTTATGTTTTAACTAGCATTATAGCTCAATAATCTGACAGCCTTGTAAAATTTGCACAGTCATATTTCCCAATTTATAACGTATTGTATAATCTATTTTTTCTAGTGAGCAGCGTGGTTCAATGGTGAATTTTATTAAACCAGAAACCTCAAAATCTGAATTTGTATTAAGTTTTAAAGGTTGCGTATAGGTAGTGTTTTCCCGTACCCAATTCACCGGGCCGTTTACAAAGGGATGCGGAACTATTTCTTCAACAGAACGCGGTATTTCTATAATATTATTTGTCATTTCTAGGTTCGCGTTTTTCTGTAAACCAGAACTAAACCGGCCTTTGTACGCAACCTTTGAATGTGGAGACACAAAATAAGAATCATTTTTTAATATGATTTCGGTTACTAACTGATAGCCGTTATTTCCGTTTTTTTCAATTGATAATTCTATATCATAAGGATCGGAAATAAACAGGGGATTACCGTTAAACTCCATATAATTTGACGTTTCAGTTTTAGTTTTTAGTGCTAGATTTTGAATGGTTTCCGTTTCTGTAATTTTTGTTTGACCACAAGATGTGCCTAAAAAAATAAGACTGTAAATAATTGATTTATACATAATTGATTCGTTTTGATTGTTTAGTAAAACTCCCTGAAACACGTGTAAAAAGTGTCAAAAAATTGTAAAAGAAGTGTGAACAGTTGTAAAAAGTCCTCAAAATGTTAGTTATTTACACCTGTTATGGCAAAAAGATTTATTTTTAAAATTAGTGGCTTACTAATTGTCTTATTATCAATTGTATTACTACTCACTACCAAAGATGATTCAACCTTATTTTCTGAACGCGTTAAAGTGTCATTACGTGAAGTTGGCAACCAATTATTGCTTATAAACCAAGATTCTACATCCTTGGTTTTACCTGTAAAAGCGCTTAAAAATAATACTTTCCAATTAACTTTTGAAAAGCCCTTATCTTTCGAGCCTAGTCAGTTAGTGTCCATAATTGACGCCTCATTTCATAAGTCAGCACTTCCAAATAATTATATAGTTGAAACTATTGCTTGCGAAGCTCAAGAAGTGGCTTATAGTTTTCAAATTTTAAATAATGTAGAAAATAGCATTGTACCTTGTAGTGGCAGATATTTACCGGAAAGTTGCTACGCCATCGAGGTGGTATTTACGGATTTAAAACCGCATGCATCCTTAAAAAAAGCTGGGCTTTATAGCTTGTTATTAAGTGGTTTTGGCTTATTGTTTTTTGGTTTTTATAAACGAAAAGAAGTTGTTTTAAGCACTAAAGAAGTTGGGAGTTATTCAGAAATTGGCAGTTTTCACTTTTATCCGGAACAGAACAAACTGGTCAAACATGCGGAGGAAATCAGTCTTTCTAAAAAGGAATGTGAGCTATTAGAAATATTTGCAGCCAACCCAAATCAAATCATAAAACGCGATGAACTCACTAAAAAAGTGTGGGAAGATCATGGTGTTTTTGTTGGCAGAAGTTTGGATACGTATATTTCTAAATTACGTAAGAAACTCCAAGATGATACCTCCATTAAAATCACCAACATACATGGCGTAGGTTATAAGCTTGAACTTACATAGATTTAATTTCTGCTAATTCACTATCTTGTAACTAATAGGGGTTTATATGGGAAGTAGTCATGGCACATCATAACGAATTAGGTGAATTAGGAGAACAACTAGCGGCAGAATATTTGCAAGCTAAAGGCTATGTTATTCTAGAGCGAAACTACCGATTTAAAAAAGCCGAAATAGATATTATTGCCAAACATAATAATCAGATGATTTGCGTAGAAGTGAAAGCCCGTAACTCTGATTTTTTTGGCGATCCGCAAGAATTTGTTACACCTGGAAAAGTTAAATTACTCGTAAAAGCTATGGATGCTTATGTAACCGAAAATGATATTGATTTAGATAGTCGGTTTGATATTATAGCTGTTCTGAAAAATAAAACCACGGAAACCATTACGCATTATGAAAATGCGTTTTATCATTTTTAAGTCGCCATCAAAAATGATTATTTTCTGATTTCTGAAATTATTTATTAAAATAAGTTTCCAAATCTTCAACATGTTCTGGCTTTGCTAAAATAACCTTATCGCTATCTAAAACGAAATAGGATGGCGTAGCAGAAATGCCGTAGGCCTTAATTAATGGGCTATCCCATTTTTTTAAATCGTAAGTATGAATAAAACTTGGAAAATGCTCAATAGTTTGATTCCAGTTTCTAACGCCATCTTCCAAAGCATACGCTAAAACGGTAATTTCGGGATGTTGCGCCATAAGAGTTTTTACTTTTGGTAATTCTTCTAAACAATGCCCACAGCCACTACTCCAGAAAATTAGAAGCGTACTTTTTGTTGGATTAAAACGGTGTAAATTGGTTTTTATAGCCTTGCTATTTTCTAAATATGTAAAATTGAAATCCATAGCCTTTTTACCGATAGCAGATTTATTATAATCTTCCAACGTTTCCAGTAAATAGGTTCTGTTAAAGGTTTTAGCAAGGGGTAATAAATAGGTGTCGCTAATGTAATTTGCCACGTCGGGTTGCTGTTTATCTATCATGATTTTCCACAGATTTTCCAAAACCATAATTTTGGCTTCGTCGGTATCGTTTGTTGCTTTTACCACATCGTCCACAGCCATTTTGTAATAGTTAGCATCTTCAGGCATAGCAAACACATAGGCCGTAACACGTTCATTTAAAAAATCAGAACTTTGCAACAAAGGATTACTGAAATCCATATAATCAAAATAATGCTTTTTTAAGTTTAATGAATAGGTGCTTACATCTTCATAAGCGCTAGGAATATAGGTTTTATTCGATTTTACAAAAGGCGAAATCATCATATTAGTCGATGCTTTTTCGTAAAAGTCTTGTGTGCTCTTTAGGTTTTTGAAAATGGCTGTTATTTCAGATGAATCTGTTTTTTGCGACATATAATATCTGCCAATCGCACTGTTTATTTTTAAAATACTATCCGTATAAGTGTGCCATAATTTATTTTCTTCGGAAGCTGTAAAATGCAATCCTGTTTCTATATCGAATAGCAAAGAAATAGATTCTTTACCGTTGTAAAAAACATCAAAATTATTGTCTTCAACAGGAGTTGCATACACTATTTTATAAATTCCGATTTTAGAACCTGCCTGCAATTCTATAGACCAATACCCGTCAGTATCGGTTTTTGCCTGTTCTACATAGTTTGTTCCAGTAGGTGTTACATGATAAAGTAAAGCAAAATTGAAGGATTCGGCTGGCGAAAATTGACCTTGAATATGATGTTGCGCAAACGTTGTAAAAGATACAAACAGACACAGAAGGAAAAGATGGTTTTTCATGATTTGAGTTTCATTTAAATTAACAAAGCTTATGCCACAATAGGTTTTAAAACCTGTAAAGCTTTGTCAACACTTTTAATGTTTTCAAAGGTTAATAATAGTCGCAAGCCATTTCTAGTTTGCTTTTCTTTCATTTTACAAGCTTGCGGATGTGATTGTACAAATTGTAATACACGTGTAAAATTGGGACTTTGATAAAAACCACTTTTCTGATCGGTAATAAAATACCCAATCAGTTTATTTTGTTTCATCACTACTTTTTCAAGGCCTATTTTAGTTGCTACCCATTTTATCCGAACACTATTCATTAAATCCTCTACTTGGGTTGGTAGTTCCCCAAAACGATCGCGTATGTCGCTTTCTAGTTTTAGAAGTTCATCTTCTGTTTTAACCTCATTTAATTTGGTGTACAGCGTTAAACGTTCGGCAATATTATTCACATAATCATCTGGAAATAGTAATTCAAAATCACTGTCTATCGTGATGTCTTTAACGTATTCTTTTTCTTTACCATCATCTTCATATAAATCTGCAAATTCGGTTTCTTTCAGTTCGTCAATGGCTTCATTTAGAATTTTTTGATAGGTATCAAAACCAATGTCGTTTATAAAACCACTTTGCTCACCACCTAATAAATCGCCAGCACCACGAATTTCTAAATCTTTCATGGCAATATTAAAACCGCTGCCTAATTCGCTAAATTGCTCCAAAGCTGTAATCCGCTTTCTAGCATCTTCGGTCATAGCCGAATATTCTGGTGTAATGAAATAACAAAAAGCTTTTTTATTGCTTCGCCCTACGCGTCCGCGCATTTGGTGCAAATCACTTAAGCCAAAATTATTCGCGTTATTAATAAAAATAGTGTTGGCATTCGGAACATCTAAACCGCTTTCTACAATGGTGGTACTAACTAATACATCAAATTCACCATTAATAAAAGCTAACATCAATTGCTCTAGTTTTTTCCCTTCCATTTGGCCGTGACCAATGCCAATTTTAGCGTCAGGAACTAGTCGTTGAATCATACCTGCTACTTCCTTGATGTTTTCAATGCGGTTGTGGATGAAAAATATCTGTCCACCGCGCTGAATTTCATAAGTTACAGCATCGCGAATGCTCTCCTCGGTAAATCGAATGACATGACTTTCTATTGGGTATCTATTAGGTGGAGGCGTTGTAATAACTGATAAGTCGCGAGCAGCCATCAAGCTAAATTGCAAGGTTCTTGGAATTGGTGTTGCCGTTAAGGTCAGGACATCTACATTGTCTTTTAAGGTTTTTAATTTTTCTTTTACGGCAACGCCAAATTTCTGCTCTTCATCTACAATTAGCAAACCTAAATCTTTAAACTTGACATTTTTATTCACCAATTGGTGTGTGCCAATAATAATATCTACAGCTCCAGATTCTAGATTAGCTAGTGTTTCACGTTTTTCTTTAGCCGTTCTAAAACGATTTAGATAATCTACCGTAACTGGGAAATCCTTTAAACGCTCTCTAAATGTACGGGAATGTTGATAAGCCAAAATAGTTGTGGGCACTAAAACGGCAACCTGCTTTCCATTATCAACGGCTTTAAAAGCAGCACGAATAGCGACTTCCGTTTTACCAAAACCCACATCACCACAAACCAGTCTGTCCATAGGACGTTCACTTTCCATATCTGCTTTTACATCGGCCGTTGCGGTACTTTGGTCTGGTGTATCTTCATAAATAAAAGAGGCTTCTAGCTCATGTTGCATATGGCTGTCTGGTTGATATTGATAGCCCTTTTCTAATTTTCGTTTGGCATAAACTTGAATTAAATTAAACGCAATTTCCTTAACGCGCGACTTCGTTTTTGCTTTAAGCGTTTTCCAGGCTTTACTTCCTAATTTGTAAACTTTTGGCGGCTTACCATCTTTACCATTAAATTTGGTGATTTTATGTAACGAGTGAATGCTTAAATACAGCACATCACGTTCGCCATAAATTAGTTTAATGGCTTCTTGCTTATTGCCTTCAACATCTATTTTTTGAAGACCTCCAAAGCGACCAATTCCATGATCAATATGCGTTACATAATCGCCAATATCTAAATTAGTTAGTTCTTTTAAAGTTATAGCCTGCTTTTTAGCATAGCCATTCTTTAAATGGAATTTATGATAGCGCTCAAATATTTGGTGATCCGTATAACAGGTAATTTTATTATCATGATCTACAAATCCTTGGTATAAAGACAGGACGATGGTTTTATAATGAACGGTTTGTTCCGCATCATCAAAAATATCATGAAACCGTTTGGCTTGCTGTTCACTAACACAGGCAATGTAATTGGTGTAGCCTTTGTCATGATGCAAGTTTAAATCGTCTATCAATAAGTTGAATTGCTTATTGAAAGCCGGTTGTGGTGTGGTGTTGAATGTAATTATATTGTCTTGTGAAGCAAAAACGGCTTTGCTACCAAATTCTACTAAATTGAAATCCAGTAATTGCTTTTTTAATTCGGTTGCATTACAAAACAAGGTTTCGGGCTCAGCATGTTTGAGTTCTGACGTTAGATTTTTAAAAGCCTCTTCGGCTTTGCTATAAAAATCGTCAATTCTATCGAAAACCAAATCGGCATTTTTTGTAAAAACAACGGTTTTCTGGGCAATGTATTTTAAGAAACTTTGTCTGCTTTCGTCAAGAAATTTATTTGCAACGTTTGGAATGATGCTTATTTTTTTAATCTGATCTGTGGACAATTGTGTTTCCACATCAAAGGTTCGGATACTATCAACATCATCACCAAAAAATTCAATTCGGTAGGGTTCGTCATGGGAAAATGAAAACACATCTACAATACCACCACGCACTGAAAATTCCCCAGGTTCGGTAACAAAATCAACACGTTTAAATTTGTATTCGAAAAGGACTTCGTTAACAAAATCAATGGATAAATTGTCAGT
Above is a window of Bizionia sp. M204 DNA encoding:
- a CDS encoding winged helix-turn-helix domain-containing protein encodes the protein MAKRFIFKISGLLIVLLSIVLLLTTKDDSTLFSERVKVSLREVGNQLLLINQDSTSLVLPVKALKNNTFQLTFEKPLSFEPSQLVSIIDASFHKSALPNNYIVETIACEAQEVAYSFQILNNVENSIVPCSGRYLPESCYAIEVVFTDLKPHASLKKAGLYSLLLSGFGLLFFGFYKRKEVVLSTKEVGSYSEIGSFHFYPEQNKLVKHAEEISLSKKECELLEIFAANPNQIIKRDELTKKVWEDHGVFVGRSLDTYISKLRKKLQDDTSIKITNIHGVGYKLELT
- a CDS encoding YraN family protein, producing the protein MAHHNELGELGEQLAAEYLQAKGYVILERNYRFKKAEIDIIAKHNNQMICVEVKARNSDFFGDPQEFVTPGKVKLLVKAMDAYVTENDIDLDSRFDIIAVLKNKTTETITHYENAFYHF
- a CDS encoding TlpA disulfide reductase family protein → MKNHLFLLCLFVSFTTFAQHHIQGQFSPAESFNFALLYHVTPTGTNYVEQAKTDTDGYWSIELQAGSKIGIYKIVYATPVEDNNFDVFYNGKESISLLFDIETGLHFTASEENKLWHTYTDSILKINSAIGRYYMSQKTDSSEITAIFKNLKSTQDFYEKASTNMMISPFVKSNKTYIPSAYEDVSTYSLNLKKHYFDYMDFSNPLLQSSDFLNERVTAYVFAMPEDANYYKMAVDDVVKATNDTDEAKIMVLENLWKIMIDKQQPDVANYISDTYLLPLAKTFNRTYLLETLEDYNKSAIGKKAMDFNFTYLENSKAIKTNLHRFNPTKSTLLIFWSSGCGHCLEELPKVKTLMAQHPEITVLAYALEDGVRNWNQTIEHFPSFIHTYDLKKWDSPLIKAYGISATPSYFVLDSDKVILAKPEHVEDLETYFNK
- the mfd gene encoding transcription-repair coupling factor, which gives rise to MSKSILSQTYAQALQTQNLQTAIAQTENRTHVKGLVGSAFSLVISEAFKQADKPFLLVFNDKEEAAFHLNDLEAMLNDKDVLFYPGSYRRPYQIEETDNANVLLRSEVLNRINSRKKPAIIITYPDALFEKVVTRRELDKNTLKISVTDNLSIDFVNEVLFEYKFKRVDFVTEPGEFSVRGGIVDVFSFSHDEPYRIEFFGDDVDSIRTFDVETQLSTDQIKKISIIPNVANKFLDESRQSFLKYIAQKTVVFTKNADLVFDRIDDFYSKAEEAFKNLTSELKHAEPETLFCNATELKKQLLDFNLVEFGSKAVFASQDNIITFNTTPQPAFNKQFNLLIDDLNLHHDKGYTNYIACVSEQQAKRFHDIFDDAEQTVHYKTIVLSLYQGFVDHDNKITCYTDHQIFERYHKFHLKNGYAKKQAITLKELTNLDIGDYVTHIDHGIGRFGGLQKIDVEGNKQEAIKLIYGERDVLYLSIHSLHKITKFNGKDGKPPKVYKLGSKAWKTLKAKTKSRVKEIAFNLIQVYAKRKLEKGYQYQPDSHMQHELEASFIYEDTPDQSTATADVKADMESERPMDRLVCGDVGFGKTEVAIRAAFKAVDNGKQVAVLVPTTILAYQHSRTFRERLKDFPVTVDYLNRFRTAKEKRETLANLESGAVDIIIGTHQLVNKNVKFKDLGLLIVDEEQKFGVAVKEKLKTLKDNVDVLTLTATPIPRTLQFSLMAARDLSVITTPPPNRYPIESHVIRFTEESIRDAVTYEIQRGGQIFFIHNRIENIKEVAGMIQRLVPDAKIGIGHGQMEGKKLEQLMLAFINGEFDVLVSTTIVESGLDVPNANTIFINNANNFGLSDLHQMRGRVGRSNKKAFCYFITPEYSAMTEDARKRITALEQFSELGSGFNIAMKDLEIRGAGDLLGGEQSGFINDIGFDTYQKILNEAIDELKETEFADLYEDDGKEKEYVKDITIDSDFELLFPDDYVNNIAERLTLYTKLNEVKTEDELLKLESDIRDRFGELPTQVEDLMNSVRIKWVATKIGLEKVVMKQNKLIGYFITDQKSGFYQSPNFTRVLQFVQSHPQACKMKEKQTRNGLRLLLTFENIKSVDKALQVLKPIVA